A genomic segment from Aspergillus chevalieri M1 DNA, chromosome 7, nearly complete sequence encodes:
- a CDS encoding putative transsulfuration enzyme family protein (COG:E;~EggNog:ENOG410PFYU;~InterPro:IPR000277,IPR015424,IPR015421,IPR015422;~PFAM:PF01053;~go_function: GO:0003824 - catalytic activity [Evidence IEA];~go_function: GO:0030170 - pyridoxal phosphate binding [Evidence IEA];~go_process: GO:0019346 - transsulfuration [Evidence IEA]): MSRPSTQALHADDPLNRVTDVAPPLHLSTTFRFPSEPENLIPSVDPVDEFDGHNYVYSREFAPNATRFEAILSALIGGQAVSYTTGLAALHAALVLLNPRRVSVGEGYHGSHEVIAVLSRLSGLQKLPLDCSAESLEAGDVILLETPVNPLGTAFSIEEFAQKAHSRGAYLIVDSTFAPPGLQDPFLWGADIVLHSGSKYFGGHSDLLAGVLATKRQDWTKQLLEDRLALGNVMGNLEAWLGARSLRTLEVRVQRASQNASHLITWLQSALTATAPTDEQELIKSVLGKIHHASLQEEPWIKKQMPNGFGPVFAIILTSEEYARVLPSKLKFFHHATSLGGVESLIEWRALSDSRVDRKLLRISVGLENWEDLKGDLLQAFRALV, translated from the exons ATGTCGCGTCCTTCTACCCAAGCGTTGCACGCGGATGACCCGTTGAACCGGGTTACAGACGTTGCGCCTCCGCTTCATCTGTCGACTACCTTCCGGTTCCCTAGTGAGCCAGAGAATTTGATTCCTTCTGTCGACCCGGTG GACGAATTCGACGGCCACAACTATGTCTACTCTCGCGAATTCGCCCCCAACGCAACCCGCTTCGAGGCCATCCTCTCTGCTCTCATCGGTGGACAAGCCGTGAGCTATACTACCGGTCTCGCAGCCCTTCACGCAGCCCTGGTACTGCTGAACCCCCGCCGTGTGTCTGTTGGCGAAGGGTACCACGGCAGCCATGAAGTAATCGCAGTCCTCTCCCGCCTCTCGGGGCTCCAGAAGCTGCCCTTGGATTGCTCAGCTGAGAGCCTTGAGGCTGGCGATGTCATCCTCCTCGAAACACCCGTCAATCCCCTAGGAACAGCATTCAGCATCGAGGAATTCGCCCAAAAGGCACACTCCCGTGGCGCATATCTAATTGTCGACAGCACATTCGCCCCGCCAGGCCTACAAGACCCCTTCCTCTGGGGCGCAGATATTGTCCTCCACTCCGGATCCAAGTACTTTGGCGGCCACAGCGATCTCCTCGCCGGCGTCCTCGCAACCAAGCGCCAAGACTGGACGAAGCAGTTACTCGAAGACCGTCTGGCCCTAGGCAACGTCATGGGCAACCTGGAGGCCTGGCTCGGCGCTCGTAGTCTGCGCACACTGGAAGTCCGTGTCCAGCGCGCCAGCCAAAATGCTTCCCATCTCATCACCTGGCTGCAGAGTGCATTAACAGCCACTGCCCCAACCGATGAGCAAGAACTCATCAAATCCGTCCTCGGCAAAATCCACCACGCCAGTCTACAAGAAGAGCCCTGGATCAAGAAGCAGATGCCCAATGGCTTCGGGCCTGTTTTCGCTATTATCTTGACCAGTGAGGAGTATGCGCGCGTGTTGCCTAGTAAGCTGAAATTTTTCCATCATGCTACTAGTCTGGGTGGTGTGGAGTCGTTAATTGAGTGGCGGGCGTTGTCGGATTCGAGGGTTGACCGGAAATTGTTGCGGATTAGTGTAGGGTTGGAGAATTGGGAGGATTTGAAGGGAGATCTTTTGCAGGCTTTTAGGGCTCTTGTTTGA
- a CDS encoding Zn(II)2Cys6 transcription factor (COG:K;~EggNog:ENOG410PVKB;~InterPro:IPR036864,IPR021858,IPR001138;~PFAM:PF00172,PF11951;~go_function: GO:0000981 - DNA-binding transcription factor activity, RNA polymerase II-specific [Evidence IEA];~go_function: GO:0008270 - zinc ion binding [Evidence IEA];~go_process: GO:0006355 - regulation of transcription, DNA-templated [Evidence IEA]), translated as MINSCYTCRRRHVQCDRSKVPCAKCEKAGLECTDKRPLRWVKGMAIRGNLQGMSVEDASKAVARGDRVPVGLGDTAVGSLDRTSRFYLDYYNDRICKLFIVYDSNKNPFRSLISLAVNDKTLLKAVLALAAQHKANTGYSDQSEQSPSSLTTSHRDALAFKHQAIQGLSQAVQDVALCRQDTTLASIFLLIFLDLLESGSDRWNVHLEGAKSLISLNHPFGNDNPGQTVQEIRNFVAKQIYSIETLGATFVRPKLLSQFAPPGMLPQDTVEQSFLGCPEYLLHAIQCISHQRDVIAGLDTNTLDNVPIEIPIQNLTTVLDSIQQFDCYLWASTLPHQSQVHDINKLCILSQAYKLGALLYGQRVLDALTNQTTAQDDLLYELIGVIDSLRSDYSLFKCILWPICIAALESSWPAQREFLTACLDKFWQDTMCLNAVNAGKIVRQYWQWADGQGQESRWIFHIGFLGGDWLLI; from the exons ATGATCAACTCCTGCTATACATGTCGTCGCCGACACGTCCAATGCGACCGGTCCAAAGTCCCCTGCGCCAAATGCGAGAAAGCTGGGCTCGAATGCACCGACAAGCGACCGCTGCGATGGGTAAAGGGTATGGCCATACGAGGCAATCTGCAGGGTATGTCGGTGGAGGATGCTTCGAAAGCTGTGGCTAGGGGTGATAGGGTGCCTGTGGGGCTAGGAGATACTGCTGTGGGGAGCTTGGATCGGACGTCGAGGTTTTATTTGGATTATT ATAACGATCGAATATGCAAGCTGTTTATTGTCTATGACAGCAACAAAAACCCTTTTCGGAGTCTGATATCACTGGCTGTGAATGACAAGACCCTGCTCAAAGCTGTTCTGGCCCTGGCGGCGCAGCACAAAGCCAACACGGGTTACTCTGATCAATCTGAACAATCACCTTCGAGTCTCACGACCTCTCACCGGGATGCTCTGGCATTTAAGCATCAGGCAATCCAGGGATTGTCCCAGGCGGTGCAGGATGTCGCACTGTGCAGACAAGATACGACCCTGGCCAGCATCTTCCTTTTGATTTTCTTGGACCTGCTTGAGTCTGGGAGTGATCGGTGGAATGTTCACCTTGAAGGCGCAAAGAGTCTAATTTCGCTTAACCATCCATTCGGAAACGATAATCCTGGCCAGACGGTACAGGAGATACGCAACTTCGTTGCCAAGCAGATCTATTC GATCGAAACGCTCGGAGCGACGTTTGTACGTCCTAAGCTACTCTCCCAGTTCGCACCACCAGGGATGCTCCCCCAAGACACTGTAGAACAGTCCTTCCTCGGATGTCCCGAATACCTCCTTCATGCCATCCAATGTATCTCACACCAGCGAGACGTCATAGCCGGTCTAGATACGAATACGCTGGACAACGTACCCATCGAGATCCCCATCCAGAATCTCACGACCGTACTCGACTCCATCCAACAATTCGACTGCTATCTCTGGGCCTCAACGCTCCCCCATCAATCCCAAGTCCATGACATCAACAAACTTTGCATCCTCTCTCAAGCCTACAAACTCGGAGCCCTCCTCTACGGACAACGCGTACTCGACGCACTAACAAACCAAACCACTGCACAAGATGACCTGCTATACGAACTAATTGGCGTAATCGACTCCCTACGCAGCGACTATTCCTTATTCAAATGTATCCTATGGCCGATTTGCATTGCGGCGCTGGAAAGTTCGTGGCCAGCACAGCGGGAGTTCCTCACGGCTTGTTTGGATAAGTTTTGGCAGGACACAATGTGTTTGAATGCGGTGAACGCCGGGAAGATTGTACGGCAGTATTGGCAGTGGGCAGATGGACAGGGTCAAGAGTCGAGGTGGATTTTTCACATAGGGTTTTTGGGAGGGGATTGGCTTCTTATATAG
- a CDS encoding FMN-binding negative transcriptional regulator (COG:K;~EggNog:ENOG410PM5K;~InterPro:IPR012349,IPR007396;~PFAM:PF04299), translated as MHLRPVHAEARIPVLQQLIRENPLGILTTAIKSPTHPFLQSSHIPFLLDVPENSSEDNPGTLRGHVAKQNPQAKALIDALTATQSEKNDVETLELPDEVLVLFNGPHHHYVTPKFYTETKPATGKVVPTWNYSAVQAYGKIKVYCDSKSDITGGFLQKQIEDLSQHAETGVMGYASPWKVADAPENYVQLLKKNIIGIEIRIERLQGKFKMSQEMGKGDREGVIEGFGKLGTETGEGIAKTVRERSG; from the coding sequence ATGCACCTCCGCCCAGTACACGCAGAGGCACGTATCCCAGTGCTACAACAGCTCATCCGGGAAAACCCTCTGGGCATTCTAACAACAGCCATCAAATCCCCAACTCACCCCTTCCTCCAATCCAGCCACATCCCTTTCCTCCTCGACGTTCCCGAAAACTCCTCAGAAGACAACCCAGGAACCCTCCGTGGCCACGTCGCCAAACAAAACCCACAGGCAAAAGCCCTAATCGACGCCCTCACAGCCACCCAGTCGGAAAAGAACGATGTCGAAACTCTCGAACTCCCCGACGaagtcctcgtcctcttcaaCGGCCCCCATCACCATTACGTAACCCCCAAGTTCTACACAGAGACCAAGCCCGCCACAGGCAAGGTTGTGCCGACCTGGAACTACTCCGCTGTGCAAGCCTACGGCAAGATAAAGGTATACTGTGACTCGAAGTCCGACATTACGGGTGGGTTCTTGCAGAAGCAGATCGAGGATTTGTCGCAGCATGCGGAGACGGGGGTTATGGGGTATGCGTCGCCGTGGAAGGTGGCTGATGCGCCGGAGAACTATGTGcagttgttgaagaagaacatcATTGGGATTGAGATTCGAATTGAGCGATTGCAGGGCAAGTTTAAGATGAGTCAGGAGATGGGGAAAGGAGATCGAGAGGGTGTTATTGAGGGGTTTGGAAAGTTGGGAACGGAGACGGGTGAGGGGATTGCGAAGACTGTTCGTGAGAGGTCGGGATAG